The following are encoded in a window of Cyprinus carpio isolate SPL01 chromosome A13, ASM1834038v1, whole genome shotgun sequence genomic DNA:
- the LOC109104598 gene encoding LOW QUALITY PROTEIN: pleckstrin homology domain-containing family H member 2-like (The sequence of the model RefSeq protein was modified relative to this genomic sequence to represent the inferred CDS: substituted 2 bases at 2 genomic stop codons) gives MAEGDKSTGAEWKEKYMALEALLFKFRGQMSMIRELTSEKMQQLETQVLEAERRAYEANQQVQWMEERLKASDIQSSDSELQLFRRCQNLQTVLQEKDELISTLEQQLEEQKQNRIQDAKTVEEKAAKIKEWVMRKLNEFDIENASLRVINQQQEAEIQDLRRRLQAKEPTLGSCGPVQPIVGEAQRLSSLTFGCIQIRGKSPQVLTGPEPAQKSISTLPDREPTHTDRRRPSADSGMKQDCPETECVGRCSKVGLVDEVITLSCGVSSVLSNSASEGERSVFGGLRFSRPTSETYHTASDDSSSLFDDDMQRVEYSSLCLPGTRSPSKRDSEKVDAEDGSSDELNKRFQLQCLDSSSSSSDTNTPSPILTPALTPKRPTPSRDSQDTPASPKQPRLRNPNAFTVNLALAKKHLSQPPLYSEAAHGRTRNAFSMLRPLRPQETDMDQEKKMETGVRECVPDVPPAEVSPEEPETLDASAAVPGSKPPTPPLHRLPSWESRIYAVAKSGIRLSETSCTDVANKDSSHPSSCPAYMLYTSLIYRDTSTPVFTILKGKATLLRNGQFSEESSSSEEDSSEECQSNSGEEENSQTSESESHKMSSHESPRSLKRAVSLSSMTSESDYAIPPDAYSTDTECSEPENKLPKTCSSSSDSGKTESMEKSGYLLKMVKTWKKTWKRHWFVLKDGELLYYKSPVSLAHXCVKXKGQIELNACSTIARGDGKQMLQVVTGKSVCNLKADSPNLLEEWLRVLQSILRIKAASPLFTHPDARPVMKGHLTKVKYGYSKHVWCELFGKTLYYFRNQEDKFPLGQIKLWEARVEEVQKSCDVAEVSAQYTLSIQSVSQDPTYLLIDSPHEKTAWLFHLSVAAGTAGGQVGTEFEQLVGKLLSIEGDPGSQLWRHPTLCFTKEGLSSPLTTLPSQALQTEAIKLFKTCQLFINVAIDTPAIDYHVTLAQCALQVCLTHPELQNEIYCQLIKQTRKGQPHEPPEPLQGWQFLALCVGLFLPTPPILWYLQVHLKRHGDLRTEVGKYAIYCQRSLERTQQKGDRQARSSRMEILSILLRNPYHHSLPFSVPVHFLNNTYQVVSFDASTTVEEFQSQLNQDTGMRKTGQSGFSLYSDDPTGKDLEHCLQGNLKICDIISKWEQASKEQHTGKSESARTVKLTYKNRLYFSQQMRGETERERLLLAYQTNEEITAGHFPVNKELALEMAALLAQVDFGDFERPFVGPGASGAAQTKSNQTLKQVLERFYPKHYRHACTEEQMRLLLQRLSTRWASLRGRSSSECIRIYLTVARKWSFFGAKLFEAARKPAAPSPQKNMRVWLAVHEDGVSMLEFNSVKVLASYAYKSIVKFGACGQDFMLVVTLSSGTSASKEKSTEKHLFAMPPSKVRDMTLLITSYINCTQQQKAAAHHLSAPALLLGLSGELKNKDSRSKSPPAACRPSKAPTLL, from the exons ATGCAGCAGTTGGAGACGCAGGTGTTGGAAGCCGAGCGTCGGGCATATGAGGCTAACCAGCAG GTGCAATGGATGGAAGAGCGTCTAAAGGCATCAGATATCCAGTCAAGTGATTCAGAGCTGCAGCTGTTCAGGCGCTGTCAAAATCTTCAAACGGTACTGCAGGAGAAAGACGAGCTTATTTCCACCCTAGAGCAACAGCTGGAGGAACAG AAACAGAACCGAATCCAAGATGCCAAGACGGTTGAAGAAAAAGCAGCTAAGATCAAAGAATGGGTCATGCGGAAGCTGAATGAA TTTGATATAGAGAATGCCTCTTTGAGAGTGATCAACCAACAACAGGAGGCTGAGATACAAGACCTGAGAAGACGACTGCAAG ccAAGGAGCCGACTTTGGGTTCTTGTGGCCCAGTGCAGCCCATTGTGGGTGAGGCCCAGCGGCTCAGCAGTCTGACTTTTGGCTGTATTCAAATCAGAGGGAAGAGCCCTCAAGTACTGACGGGCCCAGAGCCGGCCCAGAAGAGCATCAGCACCCTGCCGGATCGCGAGCCCACACACACAGACCGCAGGAGACCCTCTGCTG ATTCTGGAATGAAACAAGATTGTCCAGAAACAGAGTGTGTTGGTCGTTGCTCTAAGGTGGGATTGGTGGACGAGGTGATCACGCTGTCCTGTGGTGTCTCCTCTGTCCTCTCCAACTCTGCATCTGAAGGAGAGAGGAGTGTGTTTGGAGGTTTGCGTTTCAGTCGACCCACCAGTGAGACGTACCACACAGCCTCAGACGACAGCAGCTCGCTGTTTGACGATGACATGCAGCGTGTGGAGTACTCCAGTCTTTGCCTTCCTGGCACCAGGAGCCCTTCAAAGAGAGACAGCGAGAAGGTGGATGCTGAGGATGGATCCTCAGATGAGCTGAATAAGCGCTTCCAGTTGCAATGTCTTGATTCGTCATCGTCCTCCAGTGACACAAACACTCCCAGCCCCATATTAACTCCAGCTCTAACACCAAAGCGGCCCACTCCATCACGAGACTCCCAAGACACCCCAGCCTCCCCCAAACAGCCCAGACTGCGTAATCCAAATGCATTTACTGTTAATTTGGCATTGGCTAAAAAGCATCTGAGTCAGCCTCCGCTGTACAGTGAAGCCGCCCATGGGCGGACACGAAATGCCTTCAGCATGCTACGTCCTCTACGGCCTCAGGAAACAGACATGGACCAGGAGAAAAAGATGGAGACTGGTGTAAGAGAATGTGTGCCAGATGTGCCTCCAGCAGAAGTGTCACCTGAGGAACCCGAAACACTCGACGCCTCTGCAGCTGTGCCCGGGAGTAAACCTCCGACCCCTCCACTGCACAGACTGCCCTCTTGG GAGAGCAGAATATATGCTGTGGCAAAATCTGGAATTCGTCTGTCAGAGACGTCGTGTACAGATGTAGCTAATAAAG ACTCCTCCCACCCATCCTCATGCCCTGCCTACATGCTCTACACATCCCTCATCTACAGGGACACAAGCACACCTGTCTTCACCATACTCAAGGGG AAGGCGACTTTGTTAAGAAACGGTCAGTTCTCTGAGGAGTCGTCTAGTTCTGAGGAGGACAGTTCGGAGGAGTGTCAGTCTAACTCTGGAGAGGAGGAGAACTCCCAGACGTCTGAATCAGAGTCACACAAGATGAGCAGCCATGAAAGCCCCCGCTCCCTTAAGAGAG CCGTGTCATTGTCTTCCATGACATCTGAGAGTGACTATGCCATCCCTCCTGATGCCTACTCCACTGACACTGAGTGCTCTGAACCTGAAAACAAACTGCCAAAGACCTGCTCCTCCAGCAGCGACAGCGGCAAGACt GAGTCTATGGAGAAGTCTGGATACCTGCTCAAGATGGTCAAGACATGGAAGAAAACGTGGAAGAGGCACTGGTTTGTTCTGAAGGACGGGGAGCTTCTCTACTACAAATCACCAGTCAGTTTAGCTCAt TGATGTGTTAAGTAAAAAGGTCAGATTGAGCTGAATGCGTGCAGCACTATAGCACGTGGTGATGGCAAACAGATGCTTCAg GTGGTGACAGGTAAGAGTGTGTGTAATCTGAAGGCAGATTCCCCAAACCTCCTGGAGGAGTGGCTGAGGGTCCTGCAGAGCATCCTGAGAATCAAAGCTGCTAGTCCGCTCTTCACTCACCCTGATGCACGGCCTGTTATGAAAGGACATCTGACCAAG GTTAAATATGGCTACTCTAAGCACGTGTGGTGTGAGCTTTTTGGGAAGACTCTCTACTACTTCAGAAATCAAGAGGACAAG TTTCCTCTGGGTCAGATCAAACTGTGGGAGGCTCGTGTGGAGGAAGTGCAGAAGTCATGTGATGTTGCTGAAGTCTCTGCTCAGTACACCCTCTCCATTCAGTCAGTGAGTCAGGACCCGACATACCTGCTCATTGACTCTCCTCATGAGAAG ACGGCCTGGCTGTTCCATCTGTCTGTGGCCGCGGGCACCGCAGGGGGGCAGGTGGGGACTGAGTTCGAGCAGCTGGTTGGTAAACTGCTCAGCATAGAGGGAGATCCAG GGTCTCAGCTCTGGAGACACCCGACGCTGTGCTTCACAAAGGAAGGACTGTCGTCTCCACTCACCACCCTTCCTTCACAGGCTCTACAAACTGAAGCCATCAAGCTCTTCAAG ACATGTCAGCTCTTCATTAACGTGGCCATTGACACTCCAGCCATAGATTATCATGTGACTCTTGCCCAGTGTGCTCTACAAGTGTGTCTCACCCACCCAGAGCTGCAGAACGAGATCTACTGCCAGCTTATCAAACAGACACGCAAGGGGCAGCCACACGAGCCGCCGGAACCCCTGCAG GGATGGCAGTTTCTGGCTTTGTGTGTCGGTCTTTTCCTGCCCACACCCCCTATTCTGTGGTATTTGCAGGTTCATCTTAAAAGACACGGAGATTTGag GACGGAAGTGGGAAAGTATGCCATTTACTGTCAGCGCTCCCTGGAGCGGACGCAGCAGAAGGGAGATCGGCAAGCCCGATCGTCACGAATGGAGATCCTATCAATCTTACTCAGGAACCCTTATCATCACTCTTTGCCCTTCAGTGTGCCTGTACACTTCCTTAACAACACCTATCAG GTTGTTAGTTTTGATGCTTCAACAACAGTGGAGGAGTTTCAGAGTCAGCTGAACCAGGACACGGGCATGAGGAAAACTGGCCAGTCCGGTTTCAGCCTTTATTCTGATGACCCCACTGGCAAAGACCTTGAGCACTGTCTTCAGGGAAACCTGAag ATCTGTGACATTATTTCAAAATGGGAGCAGGCCTCGAAGGAGCAGCACACAGGGAAATCAGAGAGCGCCAGGACGGTGAAGCTCACTTATAAGAACCG GTTATACTTCTCCCAGCAGATGAGAGGGGAGACCGAGAGAGAGCGTTTGCTTCTGGCGTACCAGACAAATGAGGAAATTACAGCTGGTCACTTCCCAGTTAACAAAGAGCTTGCTTTAGAAATGGCCGCCCTGCTTGCTCAG GTGGATTTTGGGGACTTTGAGCGTCCATTTGTCGGTCCAGGTGCTTCAGGAGCTGCACAGACGAAGTCTAACCAGACCCTAAAACAGGTTCTAGAGCGCTTCTACCCAAAACATTACCGACACGCCTGCACTGAGGAACAGATGAG GCTGTTGCTGCAGAGGCTCTCTACCCGATGGGCTTCTCTGAGGGGTCGGAGTTCATCAGAGTGCATACGCATCTACCTGACAGTGGCTCGCAAGTGGTCATTTTTTGGAGCCAAACTATTTGAGGCTGCG AGAAAGCCTGCAGCACCATCTCCACAGAAGAACATGCGTGTTTGGCTGGCAGTACATGAAGATGGAGTCAGCATGCTAGAGTTCAACTCTGTA AAAGTCCTTGCATCCTACGCTTATAAAAGCATTGtgaaatttggagcatgtggTCAGGACTTTATGCTGGTAGTAACTCTGAGTTCTGGCACCAGCGCATCCAAAGAGAAGTCTACAGAGAAGCATCTGTTTGCTATGCCCCCGTCAAAG GTTCGAGACATGACGTTGCTCATAACCAGCTACATTAActgcacacaacaacaaaaagcgGCAGCGCACCACCTTTCGGCCCCAGCCCTGCTGCTGGGTCTGTCTGGAGAGTTGAAGAACAAGGATTCAAGGAGCAAGTCTCCTCCAGCAGCCTGCAGACCCAGCAAAGCACCCACCCTCCTTTAA
- the LOC109067515 gene encoding epithelial cell adhesion molecule-like encodes MKVLIALFVVVFVDVVASQCTCNNMKWAKCDGDPCQCSLTFTPAIKQVLDCTKLIPKCYLMKAEMYRARNNLTTRSIGGKPVETAFVDNDGIYDPECENDGRFKAIQCNGTDVCWCVNSAGVRRSDKGDKNIKCEPVETYWVRLELKHKDVAVPLDAAKLKTGIENALLERYKLDKKFVTEVQYDKDGRVIVVDVQKDKKERVTDLSLMTYYMEKDIKVKPLFQDEKPFEVSVEGSKVSMENILVYYVDDVPPTFTMQRLTGGIIAVIVVVSLIVIAGLLVVFFLARRQRAQYSKAQPREMETMS; translated from the exons ATGAAGGTTTTGATCGCCTTGTTTGTTGTGGTGTTTGTGGATGTGGTCGCCTCACAAT GTACTTGTAACAATATGAAATGGGCCAAATGTGATGGAGACCCATGCCAGTGTTCTCTTACGTTTACCCCGGCAATCAAGCAAGTGCTTGATTGTACAAAAT TGATTCCCAAGTGCTACCTCATGAAAGCAGAGATGTATCGTGCCAGGAACAATCTGACCACAAGATCCATTGGTGGGAAACCTGTAGAAACTGCCTTTGTGGACAATGATGGAATCTATGACCCAGAATGTGAGAATGATGGAAGGTTCAAGGCAATCCAGTGTAACGGCACTGACGTGTGCTGGTGTGTCAACAGTGCTGGTGTGCGCAGAAGTGACAAGGGAGACAAGAACATCAAGTGTGAGCCTGTGGAGACCTA TTGGGTTCGCTTGGAACTGAAGCATAAAGATGTGGCTGTTCCTCTTGATGCTGCCAAACTGAAGAC tgGGATTGAGAATGCTTTACTGGAACGTTACAAGTTGGATAAGAAATTTGTGACTGAGGTTCAG TATGACAAAGATGGTCGTGTCATTGTTGTGGATGTCCAAAAGGATAAGAAAGAACGTGTTACAGACCTGTCCCTCATGACTTACTACATGGAGAAGGAT ATCAAAGTGAAGCCCCTCTTTCAAGACGAAAAACCATTTGAAGTCAGTGTTGAGGGATCAAAGGTGTCCATGGAGAACATCCTGGTGTACTATGTAGATGACGTGCCGCCCACCTTCACCATGCAGAGGCTGACTGGTGGTATCATTGCTGTCATTGTGGTGGTCAGCTTGATTGTGATTGCAGGACTTCTGGTTGTG TTCTTCCTCGCACGGCGACAGAGGGCCCAGTACAGTAAAGCGCAG CCCAGAGAAATGGAGACCATGTCTTAA